Proteins encoded within one genomic window of Triticum aestivum cultivar Chinese Spring chromosome 2D, IWGSC CS RefSeq v2.1, whole genome shotgun sequence:
- the LOC123051495 gene encoding rhodanese-like/PpiC domain-containing protein 12, chloroplastic, with protein MLGLRATRAARLPCPYPSPCSPASLSGLARRAPLLAVASPAPSPPAALSLLASARPISAAWGSAMRPAGEQPRPSTRVLCTAASGSVPREGKEVLVQHLLVGEKDARLLVDLEKSIASGADLSDLAVEHSLCPSKEDGGMLGWVRRGQMVPEFEEAAFSAPLNKVVRCKTKFGWHLVQVLSERDQCLLQDIQPEELHAKMQDPSFIEEAQLIDVREPDEVERASLPGFKVLPLRQFGTWGPVMTDEFNPQKDTYVLCHHGMRSMQVAKWLQSQGFQKIYNVAGGIHAYSVKADSSIPTY; from the exons ATGCTCGGTCTCAGAGCCACCAGGGCCGCGCGCCTCCCGTGCCCCTACCCCTCCCCCTGCTcccccgcctccctctccgggcTCGCGCGCCGCGCCCCGCTCCTCGCCGTCGCcagccccgcgccgtcgccgcccgccgccctctcGCTCCTCGCGTCCGCGCGGCCCATCTCCGCGGCGTGGGGCTCGGCCATGCGGCCCGCCGGCGAACAACCCCGGCCCAGCACCAGGG TTCTCTGCACCGCTGCCAGTGGTAGTGTTCCGAGAGAGGGGAAGGAGGTGCTGGTCCAGCATCTGCTTGTCGGCGAAAAGGACGCCAGGCTTCTCGTCGATCTGGAGAAGAGCATCGCATCAG GGGCAGACCTGAGTGACTTAGCCGTGGAGCACTCCTTATGTCCATCAAAAGAAGATGGCGGTATGCTTGGATGGGTTCGGAGGGGACAGATG GTACCAGAGTTTGAAGAAGCAGCATTTAGTGCACCTTTGAATAAAGTTGTGCGGTGTAAGACAAAATTTGGATGGCATTTAGTGCAGGTGCTCTCTGAGAG GGACCAATGCTTGCTGCAAGATATTCAACCAGAAGAGCTTCACGCAAAAATGCAAGATCCTAGTTTTATTGAAGAAGCTCAATTGATTGATGTTCGGGAGCCTGATGAAGT GGAGAGAGCATCCCTTCCAGGCTTCAAGGTTCTACCTCTCCGCCAATTTGGAACCTGGGGACCAGTGATGACAGATGAATTCAATCCTCAAAAGGACACTTATGTTCTG TGTCACCATGGCATGCGCTCGATGCAGGTAGCCAAGTGGCTGCAGTCACAG GGATTCCAAAAGATTTACAACGTTGCGGGCGGAATCCACGCGTACTCGGTGAAAGCTGATTCTTCCATCCCGACTTACTAG